A section of the Methanococcus vannielii SB genome encodes:
- a CDS encoding TfuA-like protein, which produces MKVAIFSKLTVKENEIRSIMKYFDVDIYPPIKRGDLTFEKMKEYGVIGIIDGCFLQNTAVSHREILKIMENGVKVFGSGSMGALRASELDTYGMIGIGKVYYKYKSGIVFDDDEVAVTFDENLNQITFSMVSFREMVNSALVEGIITKIDAQNIIDAGKNLYYPLRTYENAIKKAGILEDKKETLLNYLEKQEDIKRKDAFEMISKIIEYVNCNINIV; this is translated from the coding sequence ATGAAAGTAGCAATTTTTTCAAAATTAACAGTTAAAGAAAACGAAATAAGGAGTATTATGAAATATTTTGATGTTGACATATATCCTCCAATAAAAAGAGGAGATTTAACTTTTGAAAAGATGAAAGAATACGGCGTTATAGGAATAATTGACGGGTGCTTTTTACAAAATACTGCTGTATCCCATAGGGAGATATTAAAAATCATGGAAAATGGAGTAAAAGTATTCGGTTCTGGATCAATGGGTGCTTTAAGGGCTTCAGAACTCGATACGTATGGAATGATTGGAATTGGGAAAGTTTATTATAAGTACAAATCAGGAATTGTTTTTGATGACGATGAAGTTGCTGTAACTTTTGATGAAAACTTAAATCAGATAACTTTTTCAATGGTAAGTTTTAGGGAAATGGTAAATAGTGCATTAGTTGAAGGAATAATAACTAAAATAGACGCACAAAATATTATAGATGCTGGAAAAAATTTATATTACCCATTAAGGACGTATGAAAATGCAATTAAAAAGGCAGGAATTTTAGAGGATAAAAAAGAAACGCTACTAAATTACCTTGAAAAACAAGAAGATATTAAAAGAAAAGATGCTTTTGAAATGATTTCAAAGATAATTGAATATGTAAACTGCAATATAAATATAGTTTAA
- a CDS encoding YkgJ family cysteine cluster protein: protein MEVKIKIDTKNIAWKCKFCGSCCDCPSVSKKDIANISGHLNLKFEEFTKKYLSNFDKFTGKIKKSKEKCVFLDENKRCKIYKVRPIICRLRPYSIQIKNSELCLTYDPWFLEHCNGLYIGNAPPEEEYIKHAETVYKYLGEEKNTPEESYEKAKKRLKKTKKD, encoded by the coding sequence GTGGAAGTAAAGATTAAAATAGATACTAAAAACATTGCATGGAAATGTAAGTTTTGCGGCAGTTGTTGTGACTGCCCAAGTGTTTCTAAAAAAGATATTGCAAATATATCTGGGCATTTAAACCTCAAATTTGAAGAGTTTACTAAAAAATATCTTTCAAATTTTGACAAATTTACTGGGAAAATTAAAAAATCTAAGGAAAAATGCGTATTTTTAGATGAAAATAAACGGTGCAAAATCTATAAAGTAAGGCCCATAATTTGTAGGTTAAGGCCTTACTCCATACAAATTAAAAATAGTGAATTGTGTTTAACGTATGATCCTTGGTTTTTGGAACACTGTAATGGGCTTTACATCGGAAATGCGCCTCCAGAAGAAGAATATATAAAACATGCAGAAACGGTTTATAAATACCTTGGAGAAGAAAAAAATACTCCAGAAGAGTCTTATGAAAAGGCTAAAAAAAGATTAAAAAAGACTAAAAAAGATTAA
- a CDS encoding TrmB family transcriptional regulator sugar-binding domain-containing protein, whose protein sequence is MKKIGILELLVVVSIVATTVAIGYNFLTPTSQRYVFDGEEMYKCAWVSETILTKGFPLYANIEGRYTLDGLEFSDTVQILSAKGGTITALYNDREITIGGKLASSENIAANKIYLRPLGNTLLRYNIESITGTSFSDISKKISLDQNEVTVLAIILDGTFAVDSKSFTPTEQLKIMNYFKSETNSPKINFVDGGLILKGRLNLNDLKNLDDIIDVEKIVTSNLTVSIILNETKSEINMSNYENAKVATWM, encoded by the coding sequence ATGAAAAAAATTGGAATTTTGGAACTTTTAGTGGTAGTATCAATTGTAGCTACTACCGTTGCAATAGGCTATAATTTTTTAACACCTACTTCACAAAGATACGTTTTTGACGGTGAAGAAATGTACAAATGTGCATGGGTTTCAGAGACCATCCTTACCAAAGGATTTCCCCTCTATGCAAATATCGAAGGAAGGTACACGTTAGATGGTTTAGAATTTTCAGATACAGTACAGATTTTGTCTGCAAAAGGTGGGACTATCACCGCATTATATAATGATCGAGAAATAACCATTGGCGGAAAGCTTGCTTCAAGTGAAAATATTGCAGCAAATAAAATTTATTTAAGGCCCCTTGGAAATACACTTTTAAGGTACAATATCGAATCGATAACTGGAACTTCTTTTTCAGATATTTCTAAAAAAATTAGTTTAGACCAAAATGAAGTAACTGTTTTGGCAATTATTCTTGATGGTACTTTTGCAGTAGATTCAAAGTCATTTACTCCAACAGAACAGTTAAAAATAATGAATTACTTTAAATCTGAAACAAATTCCCCAAAAATTAATTTTGTTGACGGGGGATTAATTTTAAAAGGAAGATTGAACTTAAATGACCTTAAAAACCTTGATGACATAATTGATGTCGAAAAAATTGTAACTTCTAATCTTACAGTTAGTATTATTTTAAATGAGACAAAAAGTGAAATAAATATGAGTAATTACGAAAATGCAAAAGTAGCAACATGGATGTAA
- a CDS encoding oligosaccharide repeat unit polymerase family protein, translating to MKNFIDFKDLKVGPHHIFVILSSLFVLFSSVSGSTSLIVLFSSFFFYISFISGKKLLKNLEFKPYKIDFKKHYLFGIFLIFIGVLFTILDLLWVRGVPLFDPVSRKFLNVLYTALSHMLPLGFAIAISSSKLSLKRIVLYSVAFSALIMLLGYRTQVILLLLSTVFSLYYSKRIKNNALVYSFLVLFIVTFGLSFLRHSVLGIGGNPITSRISLTMSVLDVIVNNFTGTYEGIIHTSIFSSYGIIPGSRFGPRTLIANSIGITGVTITPTIFGAVLMDFGILGIIPYFGIFGLLLGISQKIGECLKGAYLGVYSIMAAYFLIGIETGILDFDVIMVYLLGAILSLNGIFKGILNVKK from the coding sequence ATGAAAAATTTTATAGATTTTAAGGATTTAAAAGTTGGCCCCCACCACATTTTCGTTATATTATCTTCTTTATTCGTATTATTTTCAAGTGTTTCAGGATCTACATCACTAATTGTACTTTTTTCAAGCTTTTTCTTTTATATTTCATTTATTTCTGGAAAAAAACTACTTAAAAACCTTGAATTTAAGCCATATAAAATAGATTTTAAAAAGCATTATTTATTCGGCATTTTCCTTATATTTATCGGCGTATTATTTACGATTTTAGACTTATTATGGGTTAGGGGAGTTCCATTATTTGATCCAGTATCAAGAAAGTTTTTAAATGTTCTTTATACTGCATTATCTCATATGTTACCATTAGGATTTGCAATAGCCATTTCAAGTTCAAAATTAAGCCTTAAAAGAATAGTTTTATATTCGGTAGCATTTTCTGCTCTAATCATGCTTTTAGGATATCGGACGCAAGTAATTTTGTTATTACTTTCAACCGTATTTTCACTTTATTATTCAAAAAGAATAAAAAATAATGCACTAGTTTATTCATTTTTAGTACTTTTTATAGTTACTTTTGGGCTTTCATTTTTGAGACATTCCGTACTTGGAATTGGTGGAAACCCGATAACTTCAAGAATAAGCCTTACAATGAGCGTACTTGATGTAATTGTTAATAATTTTACCGGAACTTATGAAGGAATTATTCATACATCTATATTTTCATCATACGGTATAATTCCCGGTTCTAGATTTGGCCCAAGAACGTTAATTGCAAACAGTATTGGAATTACTGGAGTTACAATAACACCTACAATATTTGGAGCAGTTTTAATGGATTTTGGAATACTTGGAATTATTCCTTACTTTGGAATTTTCGGGTTACTTCTTGGAATTTCTCAAAAAATAGGCGAATGTTTAAAAGGGGCATATCTTGGAGTTTATTCAATAATGGCGGCATATTTTCTTATTGGGATAGAAACAGGAATATTGGACTTTGATGTAATTATGGTTTATTTATTGGGGGCAATTTTATCATTAAACGGCATTTTTAAGGGGATTTTAAATGTTAAAAAATAA
- the sucC gene encoding ADP-forming succinate--CoA ligase subunit beta yields the protein MKLHEYEAKRIFNENGIPIPKGIVTKTKLEDIEGPVVIKAQVLVGGRGKAGGILFADTLNEANSKIESLIGKEVKGEHVESLLIEEKIKILKEYYVGVVVDRNEKNNVVIFSTEGGVDIEEIARTSPEKIIKYPVEAGSEFLPYNARNMLKKAGLSSEEIPKVADIICKVYSAFKKMDGVLAEVNPLVITSEGKILAADAVLNVDDDAYFKHSYMEFEEFKKQEKSEFAYVELDGDIAVIGNGAGLTLASMDVVKEFGGNPACFLDIGGGATREIVKSALLKATARNSVKGAFINILGGITRCDEVSKGIVDVLKEKPELKFAVRMMGTNEKEGREILTKNNVSYENSMEDAAKALTKIINN from the coding sequence ATGAAATTACACGAATACGAAGCAAAAAGAATTTTCAATGAAAATGGAATACCCATACCAAAAGGAATTGTTACAAAAACTAAATTAGAGGATATTGAAGGCCCAGTTGTAATTAAAGCACAAGTTTTAGTTGGGGGAAGGGGTAAAGCAGGCGGAATTTTATTTGCAGATACATTAAATGAAGCAAATTCAAAAATAGAATCTTTAATTGGAAAAGAAGTGAAGGGTGAACATGTAGAGTCGCTTTTAATTGAAGAAAAGATTAAAATCTTAAAGGAATACTATGTTGGAGTTGTAGTTGATAGAAATGAGAAAAATAACGTAGTTATCTTTTCAACTGAAGGCGGGGTAGATATCGAGGAAATTGCAAGGACGTCCCCTGAAAAAATTATAAAATACCCTGTTGAAGCAGGTAGTGAATTTTTACCCTACAATGCAAGAAATATGCTTAAAAAAGCAGGTTTAAGTTCTGAAGAAATACCAAAAGTTGCAGATATAATATGTAAGGTATATTCTGCATTTAAAAAAATGGATGGAGTACTTGCAGAAGTAAATCCGCTTGTAATTACAAGTGAAGGGAAAATTCTAGCTGCAGATGCTGTTTTAAATGTTGATGATGATGCATACTTTAAACATTCTTACATGGAATTTGAAGAATTTAAAAAACAAGAAAAGTCAGAATTTGCATACGTTGAGCTCGATGGAGATATTGCAGTTATAGGGAACGGTGCTGGGCTTACACTTGCTAGTATGGACGTTGTAAAGGAATTTGGTGGAAATCCTGCATGCTTCTTAGATATTGGCGGGGGGGCCACAAGAGAAATTGTAAAAAGTGCACTTTTAAAGGCTACTGCTAGAAATAGTGTTAAGGGCGCATTTATAAACATCCTTGGAGGAATTACAAGGTGTGATGAAGTTTCAAAGGGAATAGTAGATGTTTTAAAAGAAAAGCCGGAACTTAAATTTGCAGTAAGAATGATGGGAACCAATGAAAAAGAAGGAAGGGAAATACTAACGAAAAACAATGTAAGTTATGAAAATTCAATGGAAGATGCCGCAAAAGCACTTACAAAGATAATAAACAATTAA
- a CDS encoding transketolase family protein — protein MIGTKKGMRDAYGEILAELGASNENIVVLDADLSGSTKTSIFAKKFPKRFFNAGIAEQNMIGMAAGLSRTGKIVFASTFAMFATGRAWEQIRNSIAYPNLNVKICATHAGITVGEDGASHEMTEDIAIIRAIPNMVVISPSDYFETKSAIKWAVSYNGPVYVRMPRGNTEVIFENEEEAKFEFKKAKTLKEGTNLTIIATGELVSEALNASKILSENNVSAEVIAISTIKPIDREAIRNSKNFIVSVEDHSIIGGLGSAISEVISEEGLNKKLFRIGINDEFGKSGKAEELLKYYKLDSESIAKSILSKINP, from the coding sequence ATGATAGGTACAAAAAAAGGAATGAGGGATGCATACGGTGAAATTTTGGCCGAACTTGGTGCATCTAATGAAAATATTGTAGTTTTAGATGCGGATTTATCAGGCTCAACAAAAACGAGTATTTTTGCAAAAAAATTTCCAAAAAGGTTTTTTAATGCAGGAATTGCAGAACAAAACATGATTGGAATGGCAGCAGGTTTATCAAGGACTGGAAAAATTGTTTTCGCATCAACTTTTGCAATGTTTGCAACCGGAAGGGCATGGGAACAGATTAGAAATTCAATTGCTTACCCTAATTTAAATGTTAAAATATGTGCAACCCATGCTGGAATTACGGTTGGTGAAGATGGGGCATCTCACGAAATGACGGAAGACATTGCAATAATTCGTGCAATTCCAAACATGGTTGTAATTTCTCCATCAGACTATTTTGAAACAAAAAGTGCAATAAAATGGGCAGTTAGTTATAACGGGCCAGTCTATGTTAGAATGCCGAGAGGAAACACGGAAGTTATTTTTGAAAACGAAGAAGAAGCTAAGTTTGAATTTAAAAAAGCAAAAACATTAAAAGAAGGAACTAACTTAACAATTATTGCAACAGGGGAGCTTGTTTCAGAAGCACTCAATGCAAGCAAAATATTAAGCGAAAACAACGTTTCAGCAGAAGTAATTGCAATTTCAACAATCAAGCCAATCGATAGAGAAGCAATTAGAAATTCAAAAAATTTTATTGTTTCAGTAGAGGACCACAGTATAATAGGGGGCCTTGGTAGTGCAATTTCGGAAGTAATATCTGAAGAAGGATTAAACAAAAAGTTATTTAGAATTGGGATAAACGATGAATTTGGAAAATCTGGAAAAGCAGAAGAACTTTTAAAATACTATAAACTTGATTCAGAATCAATTGCAAAATCAATTCTTTCTAAAATTAATCCATAA
- the rpe gene encoding ribulose-phosphate 3-epimerase, producing the protein MVMIGASILSADYGNMSEEVKKAENAKIDFFHVDIMDGHFVPNLSLGLSVPMDLKKITDFPLDVHLMVENPEKFIPKVAGYAEMVAFHAESTKYLFKTIDLIKEYGAKPIIALNPSTTIDCLEYVLDELYGVLVMSVEPGFSGQSFINPMVKKIDVLKKKITSENYDTKIFVDGGINVNTAPKVVAVGADALIAASAIYGKEDINSAVNELRNSVNRL; encoded by the coding sequence ATGGTAATGATTGGTGCATCAATTCTTTCTGCGGATTATGGAAACATGAGTGAGGAAGTAAAAAAAGCAGAAAACGCAAAAATTGATTTTTTCCATGTAGACATCATGGATGGGCATTTTGTTCCAAATTTAAGTCTGGGATTAAGTGTCCCAATGGATTTGAAAAAGATAACGGACTTTCCACTGGACGTTCATTTGATGGTAGAAAACCCTGAGAAATTTATTCCAAAAGTTGCAGGTTACGCCGAAATGGTTGCTTTTCATGCAGAATCTACTAAATATTTATTTAAAACTATAGATTTGATAAAAGAATACGGTGCAAAACCGATAATTGCACTAAATCCTTCTACAACTATAGACTGTTTAGAATACGTATTAGACGAACTTTACGGGGTTTTGGTAATGAGTGTTGAACCAGGATTTTCCGGTCAATCGTTTATAAACCCAATGGTTAAAAAAATAGACGTATTGAAAAAAAAGATAACTTCTGAAAATTATGATACTAAAATATTTGTTGATGGCGGAATAAATGTAAATACTGCTCCAAAAGTAGTAGCAGTAGGTGCCGATGCTTTAATTGCTGCTTCTGCAATTTATGGAAAAGAAGACATCAACTCTGCAGTAAACGAATTAAGAAACTCTGTAAACAGATTATAA
- a CDS encoding M42 family metallopeptidase, giving the protein MNTIDYLKVLATEPGISGREDKIREYMKKELEKYCNSVETDKLGNLIAKKGTIGPKIMIAAHMDEIGLMVKYIDDKGFLKFAKIGGINDQMLLNQKVIVHSDNGDIVGVLGSKPPHKMKESEKNKLISSEHMFIDIGAKNKEDAEKMGVQIGTPISFKSEFEKLGGNAVSCKAFDNRAGCAVLLKVIEELSKTDLKCQVYAVGTVQEEVGLKGAKTSSYGINPDVAFALDVTICGDHPGIKLEDAPVELGKGPVATIIDASGRGIITHSQVLKMVRDVSKSKEIPVQYEVGEGGTTDATSIHLTKTGIPTGVLSVPARYIHTPVEVIDLNDLEKTAELVLECIKQVHEYF; this is encoded by the coding sequence ATGAATACAATTGACTATTTGAAAGTTCTTGCAACTGAGCCCGGAATTTCCGGAAGAGAAGATAAAATAAGAGAATATATGAAAAAAGAGCTCGAAAAATACTGCAATAGTGTTGAAACAGATAAACTTGGAAATTTAATTGCTAAAAAAGGAACTATTGGCCCAAAAATAATGATTGCAGCGCATATGGATGAAATCGGGCTCATGGTAAAATACATTGATGACAAGGGATTTTTAAAATTTGCAAAAATCGGTGGAATTAACGATCAAATGCTTTTAAACCAGAAAGTAATCGTCCATAGTGATAATGGGGATATTGTTGGAGTACTTGGTTCAAAACCTCCCCATAAAATGAAAGAAAGTGAAAAAAATAAATTAATAAGTTCAGAACATATGTTTATTGATATTGGCGCTAAAAATAAAGAAGATGCTGAAAAAATGGGGGTTCAAATAGGAACTCCAATTTCTTTTAAATCCGAATTTGAAAAATTAGGTGGAAATGCTGTTTCATGTAAGGCATTTGATAACAGAGCAGGTTGTGCAGTTCTTTTAAAGGTTATAGAAGAATTAAGTAAAACTGATTTAAAGTGTCAGGTGTATGCTGTTGGTACTGTACAGGAAGAAGTTGGTTTAAAAGGTGCAAAAACATCTTCCTATGGAATAAATCCTGATGTTGCATTTGCTCTTGATGTTACAATTTGTGGAGACCATCCTGGAATTAAATTAGAGGATGCACCAGTTGAACTTGGAAAAGGCCCTGTTGCAACAATTATTGATGCATCTGGAAGAGGAATTATAACCCATTCACAAGTTTTAAAAATGGTAAGGGACGTTTCAAAATCAAAAGAAATTCCAGTACAGTACGAAGTAGGGGAAGGTGGAACCACTGATGCCACGTCAATCCACCTTACAAAAACAGGTATTCCAACAGGAGTTCTTTCAGTTCCTGCAAGATATATTCATACTCCAGTAGAAGTTATAGATTTAAACGACCTTGAAAAAACTGCTGAATTAGTATTAGAATGTATTAAACAGGTTCATGAGTACTTTTAA
- a CDS encoding phospholipase D-like domain-containing protein, which yields MEFLSNIYPYIAILNFLMLSMLFILFIKYSSLLRNSFKYSYSKVCPDDRIEVLNDEKYYYYILNKIKSAKREINIIMFSIYKSEKTAELINELIEARNRGVMVRVILEEDVGSNILAQSRLSSKKVLVKFHDSKKTHNKFIIIDDTVIVGSHNWTDKALFQNKESSIALINKVVLEEEKRYFELLWGASE from the coding sequence ATGGAATTTTTAAGTAATATATATCCATATATTGCCATTTTAAATTTTTTGATGTTATCCATGCTTTTTATCCTGTTTATAAAATATTCAAGCCTTTTAAGGAATTCTTTTAAATATTCGTATAGTAAAGTCTGTCCTGATGATAGAATTGAAGTTTTAAATGATGAAAAGTACTATTACTATATACTAAATAAAATAAAATCTGCAAAACGTGAAATTAATATAATAATGTTTTCGATATATAAAAGTGAAAAAACAGCAGAATTAATAAATGAGCTAATAGAAGCACGTAATCGAGGAGTTATGGTTCGTGTAATCTTGGAAGAAGACGTTGGCTCAAATATCCTTGCACAAAGTCGCCTTTCAAGCAAAAAAGTCCTTGTAAAATTTCACGATTCAAAAAAGACCCACAACAAATTTATTATAATTGACGATACAGTAATAGTTGGGAGCCACAACTGGACTGACAAGGCACTTTTTCAAAACAAAGAGTCCAGTATAGCTTTAATTAATAAAGTCGTTTTAGAGGAAGAGAAACGCTATTTTGAGTTATTATGGGGTGCTTCTGAATGA
- the pyrI gene encoding aspartate carbamoyltransferase regulatory subunit: protein MKVELKVKPIENGTVIDHIESSKALKVYDLLKINESMPVTLALNVSSKKGSLKDILKIEGLALSKADVNKIALVSPNATINIIKDGKVVSKFKVGIPNKIDGIVKCTNPNCITNKEGIKSKFTVEQKDTLKIRCDYCEKFINSIIISR, encoded by the coding sequence ATGAAAGTGGAACTAAAGGTAAAACCAATAGAAAATGGTACGGTAATAGACCATATCGAAAGTTCTAAAGCCCTAAAGGTTTATGACTTACTAAAAATTAATGAAAGTATGCCCGTAACTTTAGCACTTAATGTATCTTCAAAAAAAGGCAGTTTAAAAGATATTTTAAAAATTGAAGGTCTTGCACTTTCAAAAGCAGATGTAAATAAAATTGCCCTAGTATCTCCAAACGCAACCATAAATATCATAAAAGACGGTAAAGTAGTATCTAAATTCAAAGTAGGCATTCCAAATAAAATTGATGGAATAGTAAAATGCACAAATCCAAACTGCATTACAAATAAAGAAGGCATAAAAAGCAAATTTACAGTTGAACAAAAAGACACATTAAAAATAAGATGCGACTACTGTGAAAAATTTATCAATTCTATAATCATATCAAGATAA
- a CDS encoding DUF373 family protein has product MVSIKDIGKDNVPEDKKYIIIVVDMDDDIGRKANIRTPILGREDNINAAVRLGLTDPGDSDLNSILGGVQHYDYLKKEGKDVEIATVSGDIDVESEVCAIRIKEQLDFLIYLYEPDFIYLVSDGKEDELVLKYLELKDVFVWKKRIVIKQNESLESTYYLMQEFIKKTMSQYIPLIFTSIGFAMILYALFSDLGWRIISGLIGIYILSEGVGLVESIKKMLKESRKGLELGKLSPFGNILGYLIVIVGILYSYKVSEDPELAIFFGKFLFNLANPLTLGFLVLVTVNFIDDLIHTEKSILSLLKKLFFNVILAFMLRQMFLISSEYLTGVAFEFTTLAMYIIAYISILIILSVVLFHGPKKSKISQKTEE; this is encoded by the coding sequence ATGGTATCAATAAAAGATATCGGCAAAGATAATGTTCCTGAAGACAAAAAGTATATTATTATTGTTGTTGATATGGACGACGATATAGGAAGAAAAGCAAATATAAGAACCCCGATACTTGGTAGGGAGGATAATATTAATGCAGCTGTGCGTTTAGGTTTGACTGATCCAGGAGATAGTGATTTAAACTCCATACTTGGCGGAGTTCAGCACTACGATTACCTGAAAAAGGAAGGAAAGGACGTAGAAATTGCAACAGTTTCAGGAGATATTGATGTAGAGTCTGAAGTATGTGCAATTAGAATAAAAGAACAACTCGATTTTTTAATATATTTATATGAGCCGGACTTTATTTACCTTGTTTCAGATGGAAAAGAAGATGAACTTGTTTTAAAGTACCTTGAATTAAAAGACGTGTTTGTATGGAAAAAAAGAATAGTGATTAAGCAAAACGAGTCATTAGAATCAACTTACTATCTTATGCAGGAATTTATAAAAAAGACAATGTCTCAATATATCCCCTTGATATTCACATCGATTGGTTTTGCAATGATACTTTATGCATTATTTTCAGATTTAGGCTGGAGAATAATTTCAGGGTTAATCGGGATATATATTCTCTCAGAAGGAGTCGGATTAGTCGAATCAATTAAAAAAATGCTTAAAGAAAGTAGGAAAGGACTTGAACTTGGAAAATTATCTCCATTTGGGAATATTTTAGGATATTTAATAGTTATAGTGGGTATACTCTATTCATACAAGGTATCGGAAGACCCTGAACTTGCAATATTTTTTGGAAAATTCCTTTTTAACCTTGCAAACCCTTTAACGCTTGGATTTTTGGTTTTAGTAACGGTTAATTTTATAGATGACTTAATACATACTGAAAAAAGTATACTTTCCCTTTTAAAAAAGCTATTTTTTAATGTAATTTTGGCATTTATGTTAAGACAGATGTTTTTAATTTCCTCAGAATATTTAACTGGAGTAGCTTTTGAATTTACGACCCTTGCAATGTATATTATTGCATATATTTCGATATTGATTATACTTTCCGTTGTATTATTTCACGGGCCCAAAAAATCTAAAATATCACAAAAAACAGAAGAGTAA
- a CDS encoding transketolase yields the protein MKCNKPMDYKQLSEKSKALRHDIVKMIGIAESGHPGGSLSAIDIIVSLFYNIMKFDCNNPEMQYRDRFILSKGHACPALYVTLADLDYFKREELWKLRQLGALLQGHPTIEIPGVEVNTGSLGQGFSSSVGVAIGCKLNNYENYVFVLLGDGECQEGQIWEASMAASHYKLDNLIGFVDRNKLQIDGCTEDVMCLGDLKAKFNAFGFDVFEIDGHNYEEIIKTVENAKLMKNGKPKMIIANTIKGKGVSFMENNVGFHGKAPNKEELKKALTELE from the coding sequence ATGAAATGTAACAAACCTATGGATTATAAGCAGCTAAGTGAAAAATCAAAGGCATTGCGACACGATATCGTTAAAATGATAGGGATTGCAGAGTCTGGACATCCTGGTGGCTCACTTTCAGCAATCGATATTATTGTATCATTATTTTATAATATAATGAAATTCGATTGTAATAATCCAGAAATGCAATATAGGGATAGGTTTATTTTAAGTAAGGGGCACGCATGTCCCGCATTATATGTTACACTTGCAGATTTGGATTATTTTAAAAGGGAAGAGCTTTGGAAATTAAGGCAACTTGGGGCACTTTTACAGGGGCACCCGACAATTGAAATCCCGGGTGTTGAAGTAAATACTGGCTCTCTTGGACAGGGATTTTCGTCTTCAGTTGGAGTTGCAATCGGCTGTAAATTAAATAATTATGAAAATTACGTTTTTGTATTACTTGGAGATGGGGAGTGTCAGGAAGGCCAAATATGGGAAGCTTCAATGGCTGCATCACATTACAAACTTGATAACCTCATAGGCTTTGTTGATAGAAATAAACTCCAAATTGACGGATGTACTGAAGATGTAATGTGTTTAGGCGATTTAAAAGCTAAATTTAACGCATTTGGTTTTGATGTATTTGAAATTGATGGCCACAATTACGAAGAAATTATTAAAACTGTAGAAAATGCAAAATTGATGAAAAATGGAAAGCCAAAAATGATTATTGCAAATACTATAAAAGGAAAAGGCGTATCTTTCATGGAAAATAATGTGGGATTCCACGGAAAAGCACCAAATAAAGAAGAACTAAAAAAAGCACTTACAGAACTCGAATAA
- a CDS encoding signal recognition particle subunit SRP19/SEC65 family protein: protein MKEIVIWPAYFDLKRTKNEGRKVPKSFGVLNPKLKDIVSIIEKMGHEYSIDNKKSYPKEPWEICGYLKVTIDEKTSKLDFLKELCKRMK from the coding sequence ATGAAAGAAATTGTAATCTGGCCAGCATACTTCGACTTAAAAAGGACTAAAAACGAAGGTAGGAAGGTTCCAAAAAGTTTTGGAGTATTAAACCCTAAACTAAAAGATATTGTAAGCATAATTGAAAAAATGGGTCATGAATATTCAATAGATAATAAAAAAAGTTATCCAAAAGAGCCGTGGGAAATATGCGGTTACTTAAAAGTAACCATTGATGAAAAGACGTCAAAACTTGACTTTTTAAAAGAACTTTGTAAAAGAATGAAGTAA